One Pseudomonas syringae CC1557 genomic window, GTTGCCATAATCAATCTTGCACACCGCATTGGCTTCGCCGTCAGGCGTTTTGTTCATCAGCCCGTGCTGGCTGTAATTCAGATGCTGAATGCCGGTCAGGGTCGACGTCAGGATATAAAGCTCGAAGACTTCCGGGCTCTTGATGTAGATATCGTCTTCGATCAGAAACAGATGTTCGCAACCAGCGTCCAGCAGCAGTGAGAGCGCCCTGTTCTTGGATTTGCCTACGCCGAGGTTGCTTTCATTGTTGAACAAGACATCGCTGTCGTAGGCGGAGTGTTCGGGGTACGCGTCGCCGTCATTGATGATGACGATGCTGTCGATGAGGTCGGCGGGCAGTGAGTCGTAAAGTTTTCTCAGCAGGGCGGGGCGGTTATACGTGACGATTCCGCAGCCAACCTTTTGACCATTGATCATGGTGATCCTCTGTCTTTCTGTGGCCTGAGCGTGATTTTTGGTGGCTAGCGTCAGCAATGGCCGGGTAAGTTGGGCACCTGGCTGACGTAAATCATCGTGCATTCACACTGGATCCAGATGTTTAGCAATATCTGCGCCAATGGCCAGTCGCAGGCTTGCGCATGGCAGGCGATAGTTAAAGTTCTGTCTGGTATCGCCGATATTTCAGGCAGGTTTATCCAGATAACGACGAGCGACGGGGGAGCAATGCAGTTAGCCAAGAAGTACTGCCAGGGGCAAGGTATCGAACTGGGTGCGGCAGCTCACAACGCATTCAACCTTGCCAGTTGCCTGAACGTTGCGCCCTGCGACGGCGTCGAGTTTTTGCACCCTCGTGATATGGAGGATTATCAGCAGTACTTTGTCGAGCAGATGAAGGTGTCGGGCGACGTTTCAAAAGTCGACATGCTCGGCGACTTTCAATGTATCCACACGCCAGATGCGTCAGTTGATTACCTCATCAGCTCGCACGTGATCGAGCATGTTCCCAATCTGTTTTCCGCCTACGTCGAAGCGCTCAGGGTGCTGAAGAACGGCGGTGTCTTCTTTTGCATCTTTCCCAAGCGCACGGCCGCCAAGACCGACCGCGCGCGTCGTCTGACGACGCTGGCGCAGATGATCGAGGATTATGAAAACAAGATAGACATGACCACCGTCACTGAGGGTGAATGGCGTGGTCATTATCAGGTGTTTTCCTTGCAGAGCATGATCCGCGCCGTCAATCACGTTAATTCCTCAGGCTTGGGCTGCTGGTACATCGAGTGCGTCGAAGAGACGGATTCGAAGGTAGGCAACGGCCACACCATCGTACTGCGCAAGGTAGAGGGGCTGTCGGCCGGGAAATGGCAGGATGTCGCCGACTTCAATGCGCAGTTCAATCAGCTGTTGATGGCGGGCAAACTGGAAAACGCATTGACGCTGACCAAGATTTTGCTGTCGTTCAATTTTTTCGATGCCACCAAGCTGCATCTCGCCGGTGCCCTGAGTCGCCAGCTGGGTCACGTTGCCGAGGGCGTCGAATTTCTGCGCCAGGCCCTGGTGGTCGATCCGGAGAACGAGGACTACCGAAAGGAGTTCATCGAAGTGACCGGCGCACCGTTTCACAATCCGGTGCTCTGAAGCTGCAAGCAGAAGCCAGAAGACTCGCGCTTGCCACTTGAAGCTTGAAGCTTGAAGCTTGCAGCTTAACCACAAAGGATTGAACCCATGACTCGCAATGACCCCCATTCGCTGGCGCAGCAGTTGATGGGCATTGATGAAGTGGAGTGTGTGACCCCGGATTTGAACGGTGTGCCGCGCGGCAAGGTGATGACGGCCGAAGGTTTTCTCGAAGGGCGGCGCTTGCAGCTGGCGCGTGGCGTTTTGCTGCAATGCATCATGGGCGGCTACCCGCCGGCACGCTTCTATGGCAGTGATGACGGCGACCTGGCCCTGGTCAGCGACCCGCAGCAGATCCACCGCCTGCCCTGGAGCGAGCCGCCTCGTGCTCTGGCCATCTGTGATGCCATGGACCTGAGCGGCGAGCCGTGCAGGCTGTCCACCCGCAATCAGCTCAAGGCGGTGATTGCTCGCTACGCCGATCGTGGCCTGGCACCGGTTGTGGCCACAGAGCTCGAGTTTTTCGTCTTCGCTCCCAATCCTGATCCAATTTTCCCGTTCATGCCGCCGGTCGGGCTGGACGGGCGACGCGAAGCAGGGCAGTCGGCGTTCAGTATCAGCTCCAGCAATGGCTTGCGTCCGTTCTTCGCCGAGGTCTACATGTGCATGGCAGCACTGGGCCTGCCGCGTGACACGGTGATGCACGAGATGGGCGTCAGTCAGTTCGAGATCAACCTGCTGCATGGTGATCCTTTGCTGCTGGCCGACCAGACCTTTCTGTTCAAGCACCTGCTCAAAGAGGTGGCGCTCAAGCACGGTCTGATCGTGGTGTGCATGGCCAAACCGCTGGCAAGCACGGCGGGCAGTTCGATGCATATTCATCAGAGTGTGGTGGCAGCGGAGACCGGCCTTAATGTATTCAACGATGTGAACGGCAACGCCACTGCCACGTTCCGTCACTTCATCGGCGGCCAGCAGGCATGCATGGCAGACTTCACCGCGTTGTTCGCGCCTAATGTGAATTCCTATCAACGTCTGTTCCATCCTTACGCGTCACCCAACAATGCCTGCTGGTCCTACGACAATCGCGCAGCCGGGCTACGCATTCCGTCGAGTGCAGCGGCGGCCAGAAGGGTGGAGAATCGTTTGCCCGGCGCGGACGCCAACCCTTATCTGGCCATCGCTGCAAGTCTGGCGGCCGGGCTGTACGGTATTGAGCAGGGCCTGGAACCGACCGCGCCGATGCAGGGTGAAATCGAGGTGCCGGAAGAATTGTCACTTCCGTGTACCTTGCAGGCCGCTCTTGAGCGTCTGACAAGCAGTCAGTTGGCCAAGGAACTGTTTGGTCATGAATTCATCGAAGGCTACGTCGCGTCAAAGGCCCTGGAGCTGAGCAGTTTTTTTGACGAGATAACCCCCTGGGAACGGCGCGTTCTGGCGGCCCAGGTTTAAGAATCGCAGTGTCGGGCTCGCCCATTCGGGCGACTCCCTATTTTTGGAAAGTTGATGCGCCAAATCTGGAAGTCCTTTCGAGCGCTTTATTTTGCCTCGTTGATGATGTTGAT contains:
- a CDS encoding glycosyltransferase family 2 protein, yielding MINGQKVGCGIVTYNRPALLRKLYDSLPADLIDSIVIINDGDAYPEHSAYDSDVLFNNESNLGVGKSKNRALSLLLDAGCEHLFLIEDDIYIKSPEVFELYILTSTLTGIQHLNYSQHGLMNKTPDGEANAVCKIDYGNGINLPLYRHCVGAFSYYSRRSLEAAGLMDETYNNAFEHVDHTLAIINQNMHPPFWFFADIDHSERYLGDEPWSYEQSTISSSNLHKQNVLDAIEHFKLKHGCEPVKHPLASNQELMDSLNSIKQSFGLNL
- a CDS encoding class I SAM-dependent methyltransferase; the protein is MQLAKKYCQGQGIELGAAAHNAFNLASCLNVAPCDGVEFLHPRDMEDYQQYFVEQMKVSGDVSKVDMLGDFQCIHTPDASVDYLISSHVIEHVPNLFSAYVEALRVLKNGGVFFCIFPKRTAAKTDRARRLTTLAQMIEDYENKIDMTTVTEGEWRGHYQVFSLQSMIRAVNHVNSSGLGCWYIECVEETDSKVGNGHTIVLRKVEGLSAGKWQDVADFNAQFNQLLMAGKLENALTLTKILLSFNFFDATKLHLAGALSRQLGHVAEGVEFLRQALVVDPENEDYRKEFIEVTGAPFHNPVL
- a CDS encoding glutamine synthetase family protein yields the protein MTAEGFLEGRRLQLARGVLLQCIMGGYPPARFYGSDDGDLALVSDPQQIHRLPWSEPPRALAICDAMDLSGEPCRLSTRNQLKAVIARYADRGLAPVVATELEFFVFAPNPDPIFPFMPPVGLDGRREAGQSAFSISSSNGLRPFFAEVYMCMAALGLPRDTVMHEMGVSQFEINLLHGDPLLLADQTFLFKHLLKEVALKHGLIVVCMAKPLASTAGSSMHIHQSVVAAETGLNVFNDVNGNATATFRHFIGGQQACMADFTALFAPNVNSYQRLFHPYASPNNACWSYDNRAAGLRIPSSAAAARRVENRLPGADANPYLAIAASLAAGLYGIEQGLEPTAPMQGEIEVPEELSLPCTLQAALERLTSSQLAKELFGHEFIEGYVASKALELSSFFDEITPWERRVLAAQV